A single window of Acidobacteriota bacterium DNA harbors:
- a CDS encoding cyclic nucleotide-binding domain-containing protein, producing the protein MFPRVPASRLPGTPSYTPAEGVCAATWEGDVGMTKSPQLEYLTANDWVLIGDHAERVKFHAQQTLIRAALPIEAVFVIVSGTARVEVGGKAIASLGAGAVCGEMAFLEGRPASASVVAETEVEADRLLASKLREIFDTFPSIGHRFYKSIALNLSRRLRDTSSALAEKSRSGPGSGSY; encoded by the coding sequence TTGTTTCCCAGGGTCCCAGCATCGCGACTTCCCGGCACGCCGAGCTACACGCCCGCGGAAGGGGTGTGTGCGGCGACGTGGGAGGGTGATGTGGGGATGACGAAGTCGCCGCAACTGGAATACTTGACGGCGAACGATTGGGTGCTGATTGGCGATCACGCGGAGCGCGTGAAGTTCCACGCGCAGCAGACGCTGATCCGGGCGGCTTTGCCCATCGAGGCAGTCTTCGTGATCGTGAGTGGGACGGCGCGCGTGGAAGTGGGTGGCAAGGCGATCGCATCGCTGGGCGCGGGCGCCGTCTGCGGCGAGATGGCGTTCCTCGAAGGCCGGCCGGCCAGCGCTTCCGTGGTGGCCGAGACTGAGGTCGAGGCCGATCGCCTGCTGGCCAGCAAGTTGCGCGAGATCTTCGATACTTTTCCTTCCATCGGCCACCGCTTCTACAAATCGATCGCGCTGAATCTATCGCGGCGGTTGCGGGATACCTCGTCGGCGCTGGCCGAGAAGAGCAGGAGCGGCCCCGGCTCGGGCTCGTAC
- a CDS encoding cold-shock protein — translation MEQGTVKWFNDAKGYGFITRQTGEDVFVHFSAIQASGFRSLAEGQAVQFTVTKGPKGFQAENVQPV, via the coding sequence ATGGAACAAGGAACAGTGAAATGGTTCAACGACGCTAAGGGCTACGGCTTCATCACCCGCCAAACGGGCGAGGATGTCTTTGTCCACTTCTCCGCCATCCAGGCGAGCGGCTTCCGCTCCCTCGCGGAGGGTCAAGCGGTGCAGTTCACAGTGACCAAGGGGCCGAAGGGCTTCCAGGCTGAGAACGTACAGCCGGTCTAA